GCTTTCATCACCCGGGCTTTCGCCGCGGCGATCGCTGCACGAGCCACATCCAACGATGCCTCTGCCGATGCCACACCGGCCTGGCTTGTGGTAACAGCGGCCTCCGCCGATGCAAGAGCACCCATTGCCTGATCGTTGCGAACTGCCAGTTCGCGACCGTCAATCGTTACAAGTGTATCGCCCGCCGTGACATGCTGGTTATCGGAGAATCGCACCGACGTGACATATCCCGCAACGCGAGCGATCACGGGCGAGATATCCGCATCCACGTGCGCGTCGTCGGTATCTGCATTGTGCGAATAGTACAGATACTCTTTAATCCCGAATGCCGCCCCTCCGGCGATCACGAGTCCGAGAATGATGGGTAAAATCAGTTTCTTCTTCGTATTCGCCGGTGCCGGCGTGGTGGTTTGTTCCATACGTATCGGTTCTGCTACTTCGTGTATCGTATAGTCTGTTCTGGTACGCTCGTTGTTGGTGTCGCCGAAGCAGTCGGCATAAGCAGCATGGAGCGAAGCATGCGTTTGATATGGTTCGCGATGCGCTCCTGCGTTTTCTTGCGTGTGCGCGAGGTCGGGTCGCCATTGAACAGCTTGTTGGCGAACTGGTCCTTATTCATCACAAGGTTTACCAGGCCGATCAGCGTTGCGATCGTGAGATCGACGTCGACATCGGCAAACACCCCTTGGCGCTGTCCATCGAGCAGGATCCGCTGTAATTCTGAACGAAGCTTCCAGAGCGCCTTCGTCAGAAACTCCTGCATGGTCGAACGTTGATCGAGCGAAAGCTCGCGATGCACGATCCGATAAAAATTGCGATTCGTGATCCGTTGTTCGAGATAATGATCGACGTAGAGTTCGAGTCTTGTCATCGGGTCGATCGATTCGTTTCGGTTGAGCGATTCGAGAAATGCGCGCGCTTGTGCGCTGCGCAATTCGATAATGGTCTTAAAGAGCTCTTCCTTTGACCCGAAGTAGTACGAGACCATCGCCACGTTGATCCCGGCCCGTGCCGAAAGCTCGCGCAACGACGTTCCGTCGTAGCCCTTTTCGGCAAAGAGCTGCTCCGCTGCGTCGATGATCGCTTCGCGTTTCACAAATTAAACAATCGTTTGGAAAACTTAAACGGTTGTTTAATAAAAAGGTTTCTCCCAAAACGGACAAAAGCGGCGCTGTGGCCGCTTTTGTATATCAGTCGTGCGATTCGATCGGCTTATGACAAGATCATTTCGCGCCAGGTTTGCCCTTTTTTCGGAGTAGCCTTTTTGCGCGACTTTGTCAGTCGCACCGCTTCCTCGATCAACCATTTGGCCGAATGCTCAAGGATCCATTGGAAATTTTCTTCCCCTACCGACGTCCGCTCGGCATCGGGCGCTGGATTCGTGAAGTCGATCGCGTACGGGATTCCGTCCTTGACCGCAAATTCGACGGTGTTGAAATCATACCCAAGCGTTTCGCATATCGTGATGCACGCAGCCTCCATTTCGGCCGTTAGCTGTTTCGAGGGCGCAAACGCTGCCGCATAGCGCAAATGGTGAGGGTTGCGGGGCTCGTAGGGCATAATATGGATATACTTCTTTCCGAGGCAGTAGCACCGATAATACTCGTCGAACTCGATGGATTCCTGGAGCGTCATTACGAGTTGATCGGTCTCGTCATACGCCTGGAAGAATTCTTCAGGGTTGGTTACCTTGTACACACTTTTCCAGCCGCCCCCTGCATGCGGTTTGAAATACGCCGGAAAACCGACGTGCTGAAACATCTCTTCCCATGAGAGCGGGAAGCGCAGATTGCGAAACGATTTTGCCGTCGTGTCGGGCGGGATATTCTTACTCGGCACGAGCACCGTCTTCGGTACATGCACACCCGCTTTCGCACAGATCGCGTACGAAAAGAATTTTTCGTCGGCGTTCATCCAGAACGGGTTGTTGACGACCTTCGTACCGCTGAGCATCATATTCTTGAGTACAGCACGATAGAATGGCACGTCCTGCGAGATGCGGTCGAGCACCACATCGTAATGCTTGGGTTCGTCGGCGTTCCAGATGTCGATCGAGCAGAACTCGGCTGTGATACCGTCCTTCGCCCCGAGTTCGTTAATCTTCTCGCATAACGCCGGAGGGAAGGTCTCCTCCATACCGAAAAGCAATCCGATAGTGGCCATATTATAATACGAATAGCAGTGAAAAAATTGAGGGTGCGTTGTCTGGAGAATACAGCGCTACAGGGATACAAAAATAGAACATTGATATAAACAGATTATTTTTGGGCGGGGTTCGTAGCGGCTTTCTCATTAGTTGATATAGAATTAGAGACACAGAATCATCGAAATTTCCTCAGAAAGAGCACTTTGTCTGTTGTAACGCGCTATGGTGGCACATTCTTTGCATGTTCAGCCACAGAATTCTCACCATCGCTATTCCCCGAAGAATTCCCTACCGTGTCCCACCACGAGTAGACTTCCCCAAGACGAACACGTCCACCCCACGGACAAATACACCCTTTTTGCAAAAGGCCACGTATGCGTTTACGTCCGTATATTATTGCAGTAATTGTTATCTGTGCCGGTTGGGTTTCGGCTACAGCACAGCCCT
This region of Bacteroidota bacterium genomic DNA includes:
- a CDS encoding TetR/AcrR family transcriptional regulator gives rise to the protein MKREAIIDAAEQLFAEKGYDGTSLRELSARAGINVAMVSYYFGSKEELFKTIIELRSAQARAFLESLNRNESIDPMTRLELYVDHYLEQRITNRNFYRIVHRELSLDQRSTMQEFLTKALWKLRSELQRILLDGQRQGVFADVDVDLTIATLIGLVNLVMNKDQFANKLFNGDPTSRTRKKTQERIANHIKRMLRSMLLMPTASATPTTSVPEQTIRYTK